Below is a genomic region from Raphanus sativus cultivar WK10039 chromosome 4, ASM80110v3, whole genome shotgun sequence.
GAGGAGAAGACGAAGACCGAACCTCTGAGAGAGAGAcagggaagagagagagagctttctcttcttcttcttttttttttttaatataattgattTGTGGTCTCTTTCTCTACTACTTGAGGAggggtctctctctctctgggtctctttctctctctctctctctctctcacatatAACTTCCACGAACGGTCAATACAGCCTTATGACGGCTCCTATTGGATCTAATCGACGGCTACGAATTGTTCCTTTGGTGGGCGCTTATACTCCAATAGGAAACGAACACGTGTGTAGTTAACACCAGCTGGAAGAGTCACACACGTTATTTGACGGGTGTCCCCAGTCCtccaaactttttaaaaaactttcGATTTTTAAGATTCTTCTCTAGATTACGGAAAATGGTactacaaatattttaaaattgaaaagtaCATTCTTTTAAATACATAACACAATGAGCTGAAACAATTAGACTTTCATGAAAACTCATATGGAAGTGATGGAAGTGTCAGAAGAATGTTCTACTTCATGTCCTCCAGATTCTCCACTCTACAATAATAGCATATATGTCATTAGTAATCAAGATGATAACAGAAAaggacaaaaagaaaaagaaaaaaaagaagccaaCCTTTTGTAGTATATCACTGTCCCTTGTGGAGACTTGTGGCACAGAGGGTCTCTGTTCGTGACCTTTTGCTTCTCCTTGCAACTCTTGTTGCTGAAGATAGAGATGATACTCTTGCTGCTGTTGAAACcactcttgttgttgttgttgttggtatAGAATTTGCTGTTGATTTTGTGGTTCTTGGCTATGTTGCTGTGTATCCACATGCTGAGATTGCGGGTGCTGAGTTCCAGCTTGAGTTTGGTACTGTTTGGAGAGGAGATTCGGATCTTGTTGCGGGTGAGGATTATTCTGATTTGGTTGTGGTTGTTCAGACAGAAgctgttgctgttgttgttgttggtagTAGTGGTAATTGTAATAGTAATATTGTTGCCACATCTGATTATAAGCTTCGTAGCTCTGCACTTGACCCTCTGTTTGGTCATTACTTTGCACTGGATGCTGAGGAATCTGAGACTGAGGATAAGCGAAGGATGGTTGAACCTGAGCTGCAGAGCCTTGATGTTGGTTCTGAGGAATCTGTGAGAATGAGTTTTGCACTGCTGCTGGATTCTCAGACGAGGCTACATTCATGTGGTGTCCAGGAATCTGGGCTTGAGGGGGATATGCATTAGATGGTTGAACCATGGGGTACTGACACTGGTTTTGCAGACTCTGTGAGACTGAGGGATTGTCTCGAGGAGAAACACCCATCAGCTGGTTAAAACCCCCACGACCAGTTGTGACTGGAGGAGGATACGACATCTGGGGAGGTCTCTCCTGTGAACGAGGTTTGTGATCTCTACGATTCTGGTTGAAATCTCTCCTCTGGAACCTGTTTCGACTAGCTTGCCTGAGAAACTCTTGGTTTTGGTGACTCCGAAAGCCACTGGGTTGGATCTCTATAGCATCAGATTTCACAGTATCTACTGAACTGCAAGAGAAGTGAGCTTGTTTAGAGACAAACCCAGGTTCAGGCGGCGTGTTTTTTATTGGCAGGCTTACTTCACGAGAGCGTTCACCACCTTCATTCGACTTTTGTCCCGTAGACAGATCATTCTGTGACTCACAGAGCTTCTTCCTATCTGCAACATTATTGTTTTCTTCAACGTGAGACTCCCCATTAGGCTCGGTGTTTATATAGTCAGCATCATCAGAGTTCAGAATCAGAGGAAagtctttcttttcttcaagcGTGTTGCTGCCAGTGCCTTTGTTTGTTGATAGGTCCTGATTTAAGCACTCACGagtcttttctctttgttgaaTCAACTCTCTTAGCGAATTCCCCAAAGGACGGGACTCATGCAACTTGGCTTTGGCAGAATGTGGGAATAATTTAATGTGTCGACGCAAAGCCTTCCTCACATCATGTATGGTTCCAGACAGGTCAATGAACTgctcaaaacagagaaaaaaaattaccaagTATGTATGTATCAAACACATTCAATGCAATCAAGATatgaaagaaaatgaaacagCAAAAGCCACAAGTAAGAGAGGCTACTGATTGTCCCATCGGTAAAAGAAACTTTACCTCCATGTATAAATTTGAAATGTTCTCCTTGTCCTCTGCGCTCAGACCACCGGAGGAATCATCCTGGTGAGATATTTCTTTATCTATGATTGGATGTAACAAATCAACTTGTCGACACCCTCCTCCATGCATCATTACGAGTCTTATAAGCTCCTGTTAGTACAAAGATTAACAGGGATTGAACCTTCAAAAAGTCAATAGATGCTAGAGAAGAGAATTGTGATTTCTAAATGGGGAAGGTACACACCTCTAAAAGTAATTTGCAGTGAGGAACTTTCTCATTCCCCTCTATCAGAATCTGAGCTGCCTCATCAGCATTGTTTGTTATCTAAGAACAAAGTAAATCGtcagataaataaaaaaatttcaaaatatactACGTACTGAAGGTAAGGTAGTATTAAGAACATTACTTACCATGTACTTGAGACGAGAAAATTGAACATACAACAGTGCAGTGATTTCTAAGTTTTCTTTTCCACTGAGTGTTTTCTTCAGAGCCTCTCTGTATGTACTAATAGCTGCTTCAAAATTACCCTACATGGAACGCAGAATAATCAGATACTCTCTAAATCACCAAAACCAAAAGGAAGCGAGTAGTGTATGTCCATAGTCCATACCATTCGTTTCTCCATGTTAGCCTTCTTAGTTACATTTTCAACAAAACCAACACCAAGCTCCTCGCCACATCGAGACAGAGCAACAGAAGCGGCAGATGCATCTCCAACGTGTTCCTTGAATCGTGCATTGAATAGATGGATAGCAGATGCATCCTACAATGAACATGCAAGGAATCAAGTCAATGAATGTCCCAGTGGTTCATCTTCCTTGTTTCTCATTTATATgatacaacacaaaaaaaaaaagcaattgTAATCCCTGATATACCTTGACAAAAGTTTGTGATGCTCGGGCCAACGCGAAGTTTGCTAGCTCCCTTCCACCATTGCTTTCAACAAAATCCACATAGCGGAACCAGAACTCGGCGTCATTAGCGCATGGTATTAAGCATCTCTCATAAAGCTTAATAGCCTGCAAGTTAAAAACATTgaaaagtttttaaatatataaacaagagCTAAGCATAAGAAGAAACCATGGCATTGACGTACCCAATCAAAGTCCCCATATGTTTCTGCAAAGCTCAGATACTTATGCCAATTGTCTAGCTGATTAGTGTCCAACGGCTTTACATGAAAATAAGGCCTGCGGATTTGCGTCTCAAAGCAACTTATTTTTTCCTTCAGTTCCTGCGAATCTTGATAGAACTGTTCCCCTATTGACAAATATGCATGCAGTGCTTTTGCCACGGCCAAGCTAGAAGAAGGACCCATCAAGTCTCTTATAACAACAGAGATCTCCTCCTCACTGTGACGCTTAGGGGCCAAATCTTCATCCATGGGGTCTGAAGAAAGGTCACCGTTAACTTCTATTCCACATTTAATCTTCTCTTTCAAAGAAGCTGCAATCTTTCTGAAGCtggaaaaaaaagtaatggaaaAACTTAAGCCACAAGGACCTGAAGTAACAGAACATCATACTTGTCGTTATAGAAAAAGTGTGAAAGTAGCATACTTCTTGTAATAAAAATCCAACTTTTTGGATGGGTATCTCAGGGTCCGGAGATATACGTGTGCCAGTGAACTCCAATGCTTCTTAATCAAGAGAAAGTCTATATATTTGTCCCAGAGAGCGCAGCAAGAATAATCTTTCCCAACAAATGAGATCCCCCTCTCAAATAATCTGCCAGGATATGTTTATTTATCGTAATCAGTTCCAAAAATAAGCCTTTGTTGAAATCAATAGAAACCTAGCAGTCTATCGTCAACCAACATAAACAATGCTAAGCCAAATGCTCTACTACATAGAAAAAAATTGCAATGATAAGTAAGATTGTATTGGttacttaaaagaaaaaaaaaaagacaaagccTACCCATAAAATTCAGATATACctacaaacatcattaggatCTTCATACGCAGCAACAGCGAAAGTGCAATAGTCAAGCCATACATCTAGAGAATAAGTAGCTGCTTGGATTGCTCGTTCGAGAACTTCAACAGCATCTTCTAGAGTGCAAAAATGTATCTTGTGGTAAGCATACTTCCTCCAGTAGCCATGGCACAGCGGAAACTCCAACAAGAAAGCATCGTACACTAGACACAGCTTCTCAATATCATCCTACAGTAGCAAGTTCAACGCTTTTAGCTTTAGAGAAACAAAAGTTTTCAACTTTGCAACCAGATGAGAAACTTACTGGGAACGAAGTCTCTACTTCAGAGATTAACAAAGTCCAATCATCAAAATCAAGACTTCCACTTGAAAACGTTGCCTTTAGCCTCTCATTATCAAGGAAATCTACAGATGAAAGCAACAAACTCAATGATTCTACTCGCTTCATAGTAATGGCGGAATCATTCTGCAATAGGGAGAGCTCGAAACTGAAGTCAGAGAGGAAGACAATTAGGGTTTTACCAGTAGGGCCGTCTGATTCTAGGGGCGGAGACATTGGTTCCATACCGGAGACGGCGGTGCTAGCCTCCGTAGTCACCATTGAAGGACACGACTTTAGAGCTCTGTTTCTCAGTCGGAGATTTCAATATGACTCCAGTTATTATTAGTTACTCCTTGATGTatctaataaattaattttacggCCATAATGTTTTCTTTGTACTGAACACACCCATATTTTGGTAGCTGCGTTTCAATGTTCCATCATGAATTGCGTTTATCATTACTAATAAATGGTTACAATTTACCTGAAACATAATTTGCAACCAAAATCCAAaaggtttattttcttttgacaaGCCTAGGGAAGGCATTTTGGACCGCAGCCCGCGAGCCAGCCCGTAAAAAGTCCATTCAGAGCGGGTTTGGGCTTAAAAAACTTAGGGCCGGAAAAATGCGGGTCTTGCGGACTGGTTAATTTCGGGTTTGGGCTTATGCGGGTTCGGTTTATGCGGGTAAGCGGGAAATCGaatttgtctttttatttagACTCTCACAAACAAGAAACCCATAAACTAGTAAGTCAATCATTaattttaggatttttaatGCCAAAACCCCtcaattatgttttatttgggTAGAAACCCCTCAATTATTGTTTCAACGTATAAATCCCCCAATTCACTTTTCTTAACAACTCGACCCCTCTGTCTACAAGGACGTTAAGAACTGTAATCTGTCGTTAAGTCCAAAACACAAAGTTTTATTTATGACTAAAAACATCACAGCATTCGTATCTCTTTTCCATCTCATTCCATATCtccaaatcaaaatttttaggGTTCTTGTAAGTTCTCACCGTTTCTCCAATCTTCTCCTTCTTTGTTCAGGAAAACTGTAGTAGCTATTTTGGTTCTTATGTTTTCGATTTCTGTTCTTTAGCTCGGTTATATTTGATGTGATGTTTGTTTGTCAGGAAAC
It encodes:
- the LOC108855668 gene encoding pre-mRNA-processing factor 39-2 isoform X3, translating into MDEDLAPKRHSEEEISVVIRDLMGPSSSLAVAKALHAYLSIGEQFYQDSQELKEKISCFETQIRRPYFHVKPLDTNQLDNWHKYLSFAETYGDFDWAIKLYERCLIPCANDAEFWFRYVDFVESNGGRELANFALARASQTFVKDASAIHLFNARFKEHVGDASAASVALSRCGEELGVGFVENVTKKANMEKRMGNFEAAISTYREALKKTLSGKENLEITALLYVQFSRLKYMITNNADEAAQILIEGNEKVPHCKLLLEELIRLVMMHGGGCRQVDLLHPIIDKEISHQDDSSGGLSAEDKENISNLYMEFIDLSGTIHDVRKALRRHIKLFPHSAKAKLHESRPLGNSLRELIQQREKTRECLNQDLSTNKGTGSNTLEEKKDFPLILNSDDADYINTEPNGESHVEENNNVADRKKLCESQNDLSTGQKSNEGGERSREVSLPIKNTPPEPGFVSKQAHFSCSSVDTVKSDAIEIQPSGFRSHQNQEFLRQASRNRFQRRDFNQNRRDHKPRSQERPPQMSYPPPVTTGRGGFNQLMGVSPRDNPSVSQSLQNQCQYPMVQPSNAYPPQAQIPGHHMNVASSENPAAVQNSFSQIPQNQHQGSAAQVQPSFAYPQSQIPQHPVQSNDQTEGQVQSYEAYNQMWQQYYYYNYHYYQQQQQQQLLSEQPQPNQNNPHPQQDPNLLSKQYQTQAGTQHPQSQHVDTQQHSQEPQNQQQILYQQQQQQEWFQQQQEYHLYLQQQELQGEAKGHEQRPSVPQVSTRDSDILQKSGESGGHEVEHSSDTSITSI
- the LOC108855668 gene encoding pre-mRNA-processing factor 39-2 isoform X2; protein product: MYGLTIALSLLLRMKILMMFVGISEFYGLFERGISFVGKDYSCCALWDKYIDFLLIKKHWSSLAHVYLRTLRYPSKKLDFYYKNFRKIAASLKEKIKCGIEVNGDLSSDPMDEDLAPKRHSEEEISVVIRDLMGPSSSLAVAKALHAYLSIGEQFYQDSQELKEKISCFETQIRRPYFHVKPLDTNQLDNWHKYLSFAETYGDFDWAIKLYERCLIPCANDAEFWFRYVDFVESNGGRELANFALARASQTFVKDASAIHLFNARFKEHVGDASAASVALSRCGEELGVGFVENVTKKANMEKRMGNFEAAISTYREALKKTLSGKENLEITALLYVQFSRLKYMITNNADEAAQILIEGNEKVPHCKLLLEELIRLVMMHGGGCRQVDLLHPIIDKEISHQDDSSGGLSAEDKENISNLYMEFIDLSGTIHDVRKALRRHIKLFPHSAKAKLHESRPLGNSLRELIQQREKTRECLNQDLSTNKGTGSNTLEEKKDFPLILNSDDADYINTEPNGESHVEENNNVADRKKLCESQNDLSTGQKSNEGGERSREVSLPIKNTPPEPGFVSKQAHFSCSSVDTVKSDAIEIQPSGFRSHQNQEFLRQASRNRFQRRDFNQNRRDHKPRSQERPPQMSYPPPVTTGRGGFNQLMGVSPRDNPSVSQSLQNQCQYPMVQPSNAYPPQAQIPGHHMNVASSENPAAVQNSFSQIPQNQHQGSAAQVQPSFAYPQSQIPQHPVQSNDQTEGQVQSYEAYNQMWQQYYYYNYHYYQQQQQQQLLSEQPQPNQNNPHPQQDPNLLSKQYQTQAGTQHPQSQHVDTQQHSQEPQNQQQILYQQQQQQEWFQQQQEYHLYLQQQELQGEAKGHEQRPSVPQVSTRDSDILQKSGESGGHEVEHSSDTSITSI
- the LOC108855668 gene encoding pre-mRNA-processing factor 39-2 isoform X1, which translates into the protein MVTTEASTAVSGMEPMSPPLESDGPTDFLDNERLKATFSSGSLDFDDWTLLISEVETSFPDDIEKLCLVYDAFLLEFPLCHGYWRKYAYHKIHFCTLEDAVEVLERAIQAATYSLDVWLDYCTFAVAAYEDPNDVCRLFERGISFVGKDYSCCALWDKYIDFLLIKKHWSSLAHVYLRTLRYPSKKLDFYYKNFRKIAASLKEKIKCGIEVNGDLSSDPMDEDLAPKRHSEEEISVVIRDLMGPSSSLAVAKALHAYLSIGEQFYQDSQELKEKISCFETQIRRPYFHVKPLDTNQLDNWHKYLSFAETYGDFDWAIKLYERCLIPCANDAEFWFRYVDFVESNGGRELANFALARASQTFVKDASAIHLFNARFKEHVGDASAASVALSRCGEELGVGFVENVTKKANMEKRMGNFEAAISTYREALKKTLSGKENLEITALLYVQFSRLKYMITNNADEAAQILIEGNEKVPHCKLLLEELIRLVMMHGGGCRQVDLLHPIIDKEISHQDDSSGGLSAEDKENISNLYMEFIDLSGTIHDVRKALRRHIKLFPHSAKAKLHESRPLGNSLRELIQQREKTRECLNQDLSTNKGTGSNTLEEKKDFPLILNSDDADYINTEPNGESHVEENNNVADRKKLCESQNDLSTGQKSNEGGERSREVSLPIKNTPPEPGFVSKQAHFSCSSVDTVKSDAIEIQPSGFRSHQNQEFLRQASRNRFQRRDFNQNRRDHKPRSQERPPQMSYPPPVTTGRGGFNQLMGVSPRDNPSVSQSLQNQCQYPMVQPSNAYPPQAQIPGHHMNVASSENPAAVQNSFSQIPQNQHQGSAAQVQPSFAYPQSQIPQHPVQSNDQTEGQVQSYEAYNQMWQQYYYYNYHYYQQQQQQQLLSEQPQPNQNNPHPQQDPNLLSKQYQTQAGTQHPQSQHVDTQQHSQEPQNQQQILYQQQQQQEWFQQQQEYHLYLQQQELQGEAKGHEQRPSVPQVSTRDSDILQKSGESGGHEVEHSSDTSITSI